The Candidatus Zixiibacteriota bacterium DNA segment CTGCATGCCACCCGTGCGGCGGCCGAAGAGGGGATCGTCCCCGGCGGCGGTGTCGCCTACATCCGTTGCCTCAAGGCGCTCGACAATGTCAAGGGCGCCGATGACGATGAGATGATCGGTGTCAACATCATCCGCAAGGCGCTCGAAGAGCCGATGCGCATGATCGCCGAGAATGCCGGCGCCGAGGGTTCCATCGTGGTCAACCGGGTGAAGTACGAAAGCGCCGCGTTCGGCTACAATGCCCTGACCGACGTCTATGAAGACCTGATGAAGGCGGGCGTGATCGATCCGACCAAGGTGACCCGCATCGCGCTGGAGAATGCGGCGTCGATCGCCTCATTGCTTCTGACCACCGAGGCGATGATCACCGACAAGCCGGAGAAGAAATCACCGATGCCCGGCGGTCCCGGCGGCATGCCTGGCGGCATGGGTGGCGGCGGCTACGACGACTTCTAAGCCTCCCGAGTCTTGAGGACAGGGGGCTTTCAGCCCCCTGCAACAACCACCCCCGCGTCGGGCAACCGGCGCGGGGGTTTTCCGTAGACATGAATGAGGATCGCGGGATGGCATCGCCTCAACGGGCGCTCCCGTCCATGAACAGCAGACCCCTCGCTGCGCTCGGGGTGACAGAAGCGCGGACGAGCCTGGAGAATTTCTGTCGTTCCGAGCGTGGCGAGGAACCTGCTTTTCTCTGGACACGATCATCTCAATTCGTTCTGTTGAGCACTTGAAGATACAGTACTCTTTCGAGAAGCAGCCCTCAATGGGCCATCCCCTCATCCGCACACGCGAACTCTGCCGCTACTACAGACGCGGGCCGCAGGAGATTCGCGCGGTCGACCGGGTGACGCTCGACATCCCGCGCGGCGATTTCTTGGCTGTGGTCGGGGCCTCCGGATCGGGAAAGTCGACCCTGCTCAATCTGTTGGCGGGTCTGGATTCGCCGACCTCAGGCGGGATCGATTTCGAGGGAGTGCCCTTCGCTACCCTGTCGCGCCGTCAGCGCTCGGCCTACCGTGCCCACAAGGTGGGGATGGTCTTTCAGTCGTTCAACCTGATCGCGCACCGGACGGCGGTGGAGAATGTCGAGCTGGCGCTCTACTTCAATCAAACTCTACCCCGTGATCGCCGCCAACAGGCCACGGCGATTCTGGAACGGCTCGGCCTGGCCGAACGGATGACCCATCGCCCCGCCGATTTGTCGGGTGGCGAGCAGCAACGGGTGGCGATTGCGCGCGCGTTGGTCAAACGCCCGTCGGTGCTCTGTGTCGATGAGCCGACCGGGAACCTCGATCAGGATAATGCGCGGCAGGTGATCGAGTTGTTGGCGGAGTTGAATCGCGGGGGGCAGACGATCATTCTGGTCACGCATGATCCCTCGATCGCCGCTTGTGCCCGGCGGACGATCCGCATGCGCTATGGGCAGATTGTGACGGACGCCGGAGGCGCGGCATGATCCTCCGCGACATGATCGCCTTGTCCGCGGGGAATCTGCTGCGCATGCGGCTGCGCGCCACCCTGACCATCGCCGGGGTGGTGATCGCCATCGGGGCGTTCGTCGCGATGCTCTCCTTCGGCGCCGGGAACCAGCGGTATGTGCGCGCGGAGTTCGAGAATCTCGGGCTGTTCCACACCATGCGGGTTTTCCCCGTGAGAAAGACGGCTGCGACCGACACCACGGCGCGTGCGGTCCTCGACAACGCGGTATTGAGGAGACTCGGTGGGATGCCGGGTGTGCGGCTGGTCTTCCCCTATGATGCCTTCACGGCCAATGTGATTCTCGGCGATTCGCAGATGACCGCCAAGGTGCAGGCGCTGTCGCAGGAGGCGCTGCACACGAAGTGGTTTTCCCACCTTCGCGCCGGCTCCGTGTTTGCTGGTGACAGCGCCCGCGAGGCCATCGTGGCCGCGTACTTTCTCAGGCAATGTGGCATCAAGTATCCCGACTCGGCGTTGGGCAAACCCTTGGTGTTGAACGTGCGTCTGGCCAGCATCGACAGCGGTCTGGCGCGGGTCTTCCCGCCGAAGCCGGAGTACC contains these protein-coding regions:
- a CDS encoding ABC transporter ATP-binding protein; the protein is MGHPLIRTRELCRYYRRGPQEIRAVDRVTLDIPRGDFLAVVGASGSGKSTLLNLLAGLDSPTSGGIDFEGVPFATLSRRQRSAYRAHKVGMVFQSFNLIAHRTAVENVELALYFNQTLPRDRRQQATAILERLGLAERMTHRPADLSGGEQQRVAIARALVKRPSVLCVDEPTGNLDQDNARQVIELLAELNRGGQTIILVTHDPSIAACARRTIRMRYGQIVTDAGGAA